Proteins encoded within one genomic window of Plasmodium cynomolgi strain B DNA, chromosome 11, whole genome shotgun sequence:
- a CDS encoding hypothetical protein (putative), whose protein sequence is MENGKCFGLCVRAIHFRSAREWKQFMNPKIDGTRIKKIRNVSENDMLHKHRVHKYPYFKMKKLGKYNKVETTDSHLFNRDVEVVYDHRYANTFVKLKDIISANMEGITIRERCTDDASFEVYDCLRNVTLIKKKNQELEAEGLFREMVQKMKQD, encoded by the exons ATGGAGAACGGCAAATGCTTCGGCCTCTGTGTGCGTGCTATCCACTTTAGGAGCGCGCGCGAGTGGAAGCAGTTCATGAACCCCAAAAT AGACGGGACGAGGATAAAAAAGATCCGCAACGTCAGCGAGAACGACATGCTCCACAAACACCGGGTGCACAAGTACCCCTATTTCAAGATGAAGAAACTCGGGAAATACAATAAGGTGGAGACCACTGATAGTCACCTATTCAACCGAGACGTCGAAGTCGTTTATGATCACAGATACGCTAACACCTTTGTGAAACTGAAGGATATCATTTCGGCCAACATGGAAG GAATAACCATCCGGGAGAGATGCACCGATGACGCATCCTTCGAAGTTTACGATTGCCTACGTAACGTAACCctaatcaaaaaaaaaaaccaag AGTTAGAAGCTGAAGGGCTGTTTCGCGAGATGGTGCAGAAGATGAAGCAAGAC